A genomic region of Lysinibacillus sp. 2017 contains the following coding sequences:
- a CDS encoding stage III sporulation protein AC — protein MELQDVLRVAGVGLVIALLHIFFEQIGKKEFSFFLFFVAYLYMTVELIRFLRLFFQEIVVFFQWLTAIS, from the coding sequence TTGGAGTTGCAAGATGTGCTTCGAGTGGCGGGTGTTGGCTTAGTAATAGCACTTCTTCATATCTTTTTTGAGCAAATCGGAAAAAAAGAGTTTTCATTTTTTTTATTTTTTGTTGCGTATCTTTACATGACGGTGGAGCTTATAAGGTTTTTAAGGCTGTTTTTCCAGGAAATTGTTGTATTTTTCCAATGGTTAACGGCCATTAGTTAA
- a CDS encoding nitronate monooxygenase family protein — MIKKLAVEKPIIQAPMAGITTPEFVAACSDAGVLGSIGAGYLNGEQTRKFIQDVKKLTNKPFSVNLFIQEEPRIDINVLQNARVALQPIYEELGIPNTQRVISGEVFEGQVQAVIDEQVKIVSFTFGIPEKETIARLKAHNILLIGTSTTVAEALAVEEAGFDAVVVQGNEAGGHRGSFTEPMELIPTHELVKQVAETVKIPVIATGGIMTSEHVQEMFNLGASMVQIGTVLLTAHECGASNVHKNAILQSEEKATTLTRAFTGKYARGLKNKFTEKLQEAVVAPYPLQHYLTLQIRQESAKQNKPEYLSLWMGENSYLAKAASVQEIVDNLLK; from the coding sequence GTGATTAAAAAATTAGCAGTTGAAAAGCCAATAATTCAAGCACCAATGGCAGGCATTACAACCCCAGAATTTGTTGCTGCATGTAGTGATGCGGGGGTATTAGGTTCAATTGGCGCAGGTTATTTAAATGGTGAACAAACAAGAAAATTTATTCAAGATGTAAAAAAATTAACGAATAAACCATTTAGCGTGAACTTATTCATTCAAGAGGAACCTCGAATTGATATAAATGTATTGCAAAATGCGCGTGTAGCGCTGCAACCGATTTATGAAGAATTAGGGATTCCGAATACGCAGCGTGTCATTTCAGGCGAAGTATTTGAAGGGCAAGTTCAAGCTGTAATTGATGAACAAGTGAAAATAGTTTCGTTTACATTTGGTATTCCTGAAAAAGAAACGATCGCACGATTAAAAGCACATAACATTTTATTAATCGGTACTTCAACGACAGTTGCGGAAGCGCTTGCAGTTGAAGAAGCTGGCTTTGATGCAGTCGTTGTACAAGGGAATGAAGCAGGTGGGCACCGTGGGTCATTTACAGAGCCAATGGAGTTAATTCCAACACACGAATTGGTGAAGCAAGTTGCGGAAACTGTGAAGATTCCTGTAATTGCAACAGGGGGAATTATGACTTCTGAACACGTTCAGGAAATGTTTAACCTAGGTGCAAGTATGGTTCAAATTGGGACCGTACTATTAACGGCTCATGAATGTGGAGCGAGTAATGTACATAAAAATGCGATTTTACAATCCGAAGAAAAAGCAACAACATTAACACGTGCGTTCACAGGTAAATATGCGCGCGGATTAAAAAATAAATTTACTGAAAAATTACAAGAAGCAGTAGTAGCCCCATATCCGTTACAGCATTATTTAACACTTCAAATTCGTCAAGAAAGTGCTAAGCAAAATAAACCTGAATATTTATCACTATGGATGGGCGAAAATAGCTATTTAGCAAAAGCTGCTTCCGTGCAAGAAATTGTAGATAACTTATTAAAATAA
- the accB gene encoding acetyl-CoA carboxylase biotin carboxyl carrier protein — translation MFKVQEIREIIKLVDASSIDEFVYEADGAKVKLKKNGGVTQVVAPKNFVEATPAPVVAAPVAPAAPAPTPKVEAPAPVAPVADTAELHKITSPMVGTFYQSPNPESPAFVKVGDKVGDESIVCIVEAMKLFNEIEAEIKGEIVEVLVKDGQLVEYGQPLFLVKAE, via the coding sequence ATGTTCAAAGTTCAAGAAATCCGTGAAATTATCAAATTAGTAGATGCTTCTTCAATTGATGAGTTCGTATATGAAGCAGATGGGGCAAAAGTAAAATTAAAGAAAAATGGCGGGGTTACGCAAGTAGTAGCTCCTAAAAATTTCGTAGAAGCAACACCAGCTCCAGTAGTGGCAGCACCAGTAGCTCCAGCAGCACCAGCACCAACTCCAAAAGTAGAAGCTCCTGCACCGGTAGCACCAGTAGCAGATACAGCTGAACTACATAAAATCACTTCGCCAATGGTCGGTACATTCTATCAATCTCCAAATCCAGAATCACCAGCTTTCGTAAAAGTGGGCGATAAAGTAGGCGACGAATCAATCGTATGTATCGTTGAAGCAATGAAATTATTCAACGAAATTGAAGCTGAAATTAAAGGTGAAATCGTTGAAGTATTAGTGAAAGATGGCCAATTAGTAGAATACGGTCAACCTCTATTCCTAGTAAAAGCTGAATAA
- a CDS encoding pyruvate formate-lyase produces MLLKQSMDKLHPIILVILFFILMQFVMMGQLIPLWQQLSNVFQAVPYSKSLLFTAFLFVIGEMICALLDQFEYEAIATVVKLSIRITVVSYWLKILQPAFQTLVNLLERFM; encoded by the coding sequence TTGCTATTGAAACAATCAATGGACAAGCTGCATCCAATTATTCTAGTGATTCTCTTCTTTATTTTGATGCAGTTTGTCATGATGGGGCAGCTTATTCCTTTATGGCAACAGTTAAGCAATGTATTTCAAGCTGTGCCGTACAGCAAAAGCCTATTATTTACTGCCTTTCTATTCGTCATAGGAGAAATGATTTGTGCATTGCTTGACCAATTTGAGTATGAAGCGATTGCCACTGTGGTGAAGCTTTCCATTCGTATTACAGTCGTTTCATATTGGCTAAAAATTTTACAACCAGCATTTCAAACGCTCGTAAACTTGCTAGAAAGGTTTATGTAA
- a CDS encoding polysaccharide deacetylase family protein: MKKTLIFSFLILIISGVSMLYVFDETSAEKERKYYEEAGYIIWDIQTTEKVVALTFDDGPHPKYTEQVLDLLKQYGAKGTFFIVGQHAEKNPQVVLRTFEEGHEIANHTYTHPYTKSVSKIIQEIKQTNDTIYSITGYSPKLFRPVEGYYTEEIVKEVVKAGYKIVMWSWHQDTEDWKDPGVNVIVKKVLDGVGEGDNVLFHDGGGNREQTVKALEKILPELQKEGYKFITITEMIKLQEKVNKISND; this comes from the coding sequence TTGAAAAAAACACTTATTTTTTCTTTCTTAATTTTAATCATTTCCGGTGTTTCCATGTTATATGTATTCGATGAGACTTCTGCTGAAAAGGAAAGAAAGTATTATGAAGAAGCAGGCTATATTATTTGGGATATCCAAACAACAGAAAAGGTCGTCGCGCTTACATTTGATGATGGCCCTCATCCAAAGTACACCGAACAAGTATTAGATCTATTGAAGCAATACGGAGCAAAAGGTACTTTTTTTATCGTCGGTCAACATGCTGAAAAAAACCCGCAAGTTGTGCTACGTACGTTTGAGGAGGGACATGAGATTGCCAATCATACGTATACACATCCTTACACGAAATCAGTTTCTAAAATCATACAGGAAATTAAACAAACGAATGATACCATTTATAGCATCACTGGTTATTCGCCGAAATTATTTCGACCTGTAGAGGGGTATTATACAGAAGAAATTGTAAAGGAAGTTGTAAAAGCTGGCTATAAAATTGTGATGTGGTCTTGGCATCAAGATACAGAAGATTGGAAAGACCCTGGCGTTAATGTGATTGTTAAGAAAGTGTTAGATGGAGTGGGAGAAGGGGACAATGTGTTGTTTCATGATGGCGGAGGAAATCGCGAACAAACGGTGAAGGCATTAGAAAAAATTTTACCCGAGCTTCAAAAAGAAGGATATAAATTTATTACGATTACAGAAATGATTAAGCTACAAGAGAAGGTAAATAAAATCTCAAATGATTGA
- a CDS encoding NCS2 family permease, whose product MFRLKENQTTVKTELFAGLTTFLTMAYVIIVNPIILADAGVPIDQVFMATIIAAVIGTGWMALCANYPIAVAPGMGLNAYFTYTVVLASNGEINYLTAFSAVFVAGLLFVIISLTPFREKLITAIPENLKLAITAGIGLFIAFIGLRMSGIVVANDSNLVGFGDIASPGTLLTFVGLFITVGLMARKINGAIFIGMIITAIIAIFTGQLTVDKVVAMPHLPEGILLYNPIDAIGEVVEYGLYGVVFSFILVTLFDTTGTMIGVAKQAGLMKDDKLPRARKALLSDSFATTFGAMFGTSPSTAFLESGSGVAVGGRTGLTSLTVAVLFIVASFFGPLVGSLSGVAAITSPALIIVGSLMIGVVKNMKWDNIEDAFPAFLVILIMPLTSSISTGIALGFISYPLVMLFKGRAKDVHPLVYIFAVLFIIQLVFMPH is encoded by the coding sequence GTGTTTCGTTTAAAGGAAAATCAAACAACGGTGAAGACGGAGCTTTTTGCTGGTCTTACAACGTTTTTAACGATGGCTTATGTTATTATTGTCAATCCAATCATTTTAGCCGATGCAGGTGTGCCAATTGATCAAGTGTTCATGGCAACAATTATTGCAGCTGTTATTGGTACAGGTTGGATGGCGCTTTGTGCGAATTATCCAATCGCAGTAGCTCCTGGTATGGGTTTAAATGCGTATTTCACGTATACAGTCGTATTAGCTTCTAATGGTGAAATAAATTATTTAACTGCATTTTCAGCTGTATTTGTAGCAGGCTTATTATTCGTTATTATTAGCTTAACGCCATTCCGTGAAAAGCTAATTACAGCAATTCCAGAAAACTTAAAATTAGCAATTACCGCGGGAATTGGTTTATTCATCGCCTTTATCGGTCTGCGTATGTCAGGGATCGTTGTGGCGAATGATTCAAACTTAGTTGGTTTTGGGGATATTGCGAGTCCAGGGACATTATTAACATTTGTCGGCTTATTCATTACAGTTGGCTTAATGGCTCGTAAAATTAACGGTGCAATCTTCATCGGGATGATTATTACCGCGATTATTGCAATTTTTACAGGTCAGCTTACGGTTGATAAAGTTGTTGCGATGCCGCATTTACCAGAAGGTATTTTATTGTACAATCCAATAGATGCGATTGGTGAAGTTGTTGAGTACGGCCTTTACGGCGTTGTGTTCTCATTCATTTTAGTTACATTATTTGATACGACAGGTACGATGATCGGGGTAGCAAAACAAGCAGGATTAATGAAAGATGATAAGCTCCCACGTGCGCGTAAAGCATTATTATCTGACTCATTTGCGACAACATTCGGTGCGATGTTTGGGACAAGCCCATCAACTGCTTTCTTAGAATCAGGTTCTGGTGTAGCAGTTGGCGGACGTACAGGATTAACATCATTAACTGTAGCTGTCTTATTCATTGTTGCTTCATTCTTCGGGCCACTTGTTGGTTCGTTATCAGGTGTAGCAGCCATTACATCGCCAGCATTAATTATCGTAGGTAGTTTAATGATTGGCGTTGTAAAAAACATGAAATGGGATAACATTGAAGATGCATTCCCCGCATTTTTAGTTATTTTAATCATGCCACTTACTTCAAGTATTTCAACAGGGATCGCATTAGGATTTATTAGTTATCCACTAGTGATGCTTTTCAAAGGTCGTGCAAAAGATGTACATCCACTTGTATATATTTTCGCGGTACTATTTATTATTCAATTAGTCTTTATGCCACACTAA
- a CDS encoding SpoIIIAH-like family protein has translation MKVKKRTVWLLTFVSLIAVISVYYVFNDKQGPNFMAIFTDDALDNTEIVGVNQSTTQPVNSESDLFQEIRLELDNKRSQLREQLTQKIASAQLSAEEKNAAFDEMDKLIKRESSEAMLEMLIKSMNYSDALVRIEDEKVAVSIMSDEVSKQQVNEIVYIIRSEMDENVVVSVDVQPFN, from the coding sequence GTGAAGGTGAAAAAAAGAACAGTATGGTTGTTAACATTCGTCAGCTTAATTGCGGTAATTTCCGTATATTATGTTTTTAATGATAAGCAAGGACCTAATTTTATGGCAATTTTTACAGATGATGCACTAGACAATACGGAAATTGTCGGAGTGAATCAAAGTACAACGCAACCAGTCAATTCAGAGAGTGACTTATTTCAAGAAATTCGTTTGGAATTGGATAATAAACGGAGTCAATTACGCGAGCAATTAACTCAAAAGATTGCATCCGCACAGTTATCGGCAGAAGAAAAAAATGCGGCATTTGATGAAATGGATAAGCTCATCAAACGCGAATCGTCTGAAGCGATGTTAGAAATGTTAATAAAGTCAATGAATTACTCAGATGCCCTAGTTCGAATTGAGGATGAAAAAGTAGCGGTGTCAATTATGTCAGACGAAGTGTCGAAACAACAGGTTAATGAAATTGTGTATATAATCCGCTCAGAAATGGATGAAAATGTGGTTGTAAGCGTGGATGTACAACCTTTTAATTAA
- the accC gene encoding acetyl-CoA carboxylase biotin carboxylase subunit codes for MKKVLIANRGEIAVRIIRACKELGIQTVAVYSEADAEALHVKLADEAYCIGPKLSKDSYLSFPAILGVAQKTGVDGIHPGYGFLAENAAFAESCENAGIKFIGPSSDAIKIMGIKDVARDTMEAANVPLVPGTGIVPDIETGKQWAAKIGYPVIIKATAGGGGKGIRVARTEEELVKGIEITQKEAAAAFGNPGVYLEKFIEYFRHCEIQVLADGHGNVVHLGERDCTVQRRMQKLVEEAPSPALSEERRAEMGEAAVKAAKACNYEGAGTIEFIYDYQQDKFYFMEMNTRVQVEHPVTEMITGVDIVQQQLKIASGAELPFKQEDIKINGWAMECRINAENAYKNFMPSAGTVETYVVPGGYGVRVDSAVYAGYTIPPYYDSMVAKLIVHADTREEAIAKMNRALSEFEVAGPGINTTIPFHQALMNNDVFKSAKFNTKFLEENDILGVNK; via the coding sequence ATGAAAAAAGTATTAATTGCAAACCGAGGCGAAATTGCTGTACGTATTATCCGTGCATGTAAAGAGCTAGGTATTCAAACTGTTGCAGTATACTCTGAAGCTGACGCAGAAGCGTTACATGTTAAATTAGCTGACGAAGCCTATTGCATCGGTCCTAAATTATCAAAAGATTCGTATTTAAGTTTCCCGGCCATTTTAGGCGTAGCGCAAAAAACAGGTGTTGACGGCATTCACCCAGGTTACGGTTTCTTAGCGGAAAACGCAGCATTTGCGGAAAGCTGTGAAAATGCAGGGATTAAATTTATCGGTCCTTCATCGGATGCGATTAAAATAATGGGTATTAAAGACGTTGCTCGCGACACAATGGAAGCAGCAAACGTACCTTTAGTTCCTGGTACAGGTATTGTGCCTGATATCGAAACAGGTAAACAGTGGGCAGCAAAAATCGGTTACCCAGTCATCATCAAAGCAACAGCAGGTGGTGGTGGTAAAGGGATCCGTGTTGCACGTACAGAAGAAGAGCTTGTAAAAGGCATTGAAATTACGCAAAAAGAAGCAGCAGCGGCATTCGGTAACCCTGGTGTATATTTAGAGAAATTTATCGAGTACTTCCGTCACTGTGAAATTCAAGTGTTAGCAGATGGCCACGGCAATGTCGTTCACTTAGGTGAGCGTGACTGTACGGTACAACGCCGTATGCAAAAGCTTGTCGAAGAAGCACCATCTCCAGCTTTATCTGAAGAGCGTCGTGCTGAAATGGGCGAAGCAGCAGTGAAAGCAGCAAAAGCTTGTAATTACGAGGGTGCAGGGACAATCGAGTTCATCTATGATTACCAACAAGATAAATTCTACTTCATGGAAATGAACACACGTGTACAAGTAGAACACCCAGTAACTGAAATGATTACAGGTGTAGATATTGTTCAACAACAATTAAAAATCGCTTCTGGTGCTGAATTACCATTCAAACAAGAAGATATTAAGATCAATGGTTGGGCAATGGAATGCCGTATCAACGCTGAAAATGCATACAAAAACTTTATGCCTTCAGCGGGTACAGTAGAAACTTACGTGGTTCCTGGTGGCTACGGCGTACGTGTAGATTCTGCTGTTTACGCAGGTTACACAATCCCACCATATTACGATTCAATGGTCGCAAAATTAATCGTTCACGCGGACACTCGTGAAGAAGCTATCGCTAAAATGAATCGCGCGTTATCTGAGTTCGAAGTAGCAGGTCCTGGGATTAACACAACAATTCCATTCCACCAAGCACTTATGAACAACGATGTATTCAAATCAGCGAAGTTCAACACGAAATTCCTTGAAGAGAATGATATTTTAGGTGTTAACAAGTAA
- a CDS encoding YqhV family protein: MVTFIEKALIFIITLRLISGSIEITAAALMYKFNDLEKAFYINTLLALVGPVILIVTTAIALLGLAEKISMIRIVCLFGGIFLILYSLNSK; the protein is encoded by the coding sequence GTGGTTACATTTATTGAAAAGGCGCTTATTTTTATCATTACATTAAGACTTATTTCAGGAAGTATTGAGATAACAGCTGCTGCGTTAATGTATAAATTCAATGATTTAGAAAAGGCATTTTATATTAATACACTACTTGCTTTAGTAGGGCCAGTTATTTTAATTGTTACGACAGCAATCGCATTACTTGGACTGGCTGAAAAAATTTCGATGATAAGAATCGTATGTCTTTTCGGCGGAATATTTTTAATTCTTTATAGTTTAAATTCAAAATAA
- a CDS encoding MFS transporter: MKASKDQVSIWCIVSITSIPLIMTLGNSMLIPVLPILEEKVGITSFQSSMIITSYSVAAIFLIPVAGYLSDRFGRKMVILPSLIFALIGGLIAGFASWKMEDPYAMIIVGRIIQGIGAAGAMPIVLPLVGDLYKDDEKVSSTLGIIETSNTFGKVLSPILGSIFAAILWFLPFFSISALSLISIVLIFFFVKVPKEKEEPVKFKEFLRNTKKVFKAEGKWLYTVFLNGVLVMLILFSMLFFLSENLEKVHDIKGIKKGFVLAIPLLLLCIASFISGRKIKGHLATMKKIIIFSLIAMSVSIVFVGYTSKKLILLLVVTSIVGIAIGALLPALDAIITENIEKELRGTVSSFYSSARFIGVAAGPPIMSLVMKDYLNVSYITAGVLGFILLFIVFKFIKVDEIEKTNKTA, from the coding sequence ATGAAAGCGAGTAAGGATCAAGTAAGTATCTGGTGTATTGTAAGTATAACGTCAATCCCTCTCATCATGACGCTTGGAAATTCCATGCTTATTCCCGTGCTCCCGATACTGGAAGAAAAGGTCGGAATCACATCATTTCAATCGAGCATGATTATTACAAGCTATTCTGTCGCAGCTATTTTTCTTATACCAGTAGCCGGTTATTTATCAGACCGTTTCGGTAGGAAAATGGTAATATTACCAAGTTTAATCTTCGCTTTAATTGGCGGTCTAATTGCTGGGTTTGCTTCATGGAAAATGGAGGATCCTTACGCCATGATTATCGTTGGTAGGATCATCCAGGGAATAGGAGCAGCTGGTGCCATGCCAATCGTTTTGCCACTTGTGGGTGATCTATATAAAGATGATGAAAAAGTAAGTTCTACTTTAGGAATTATTGAAACGTCGAACACATTTGGAAAAGTGTTAAGTCCCATTTTAGGTTCAATATTTGCCGCTATTTTATGGTTTCTACCCTTCTTTTCAATTTCAGCGCTCAGTTTAATTTCTATCGTACTTATTTTTTTCTTTGTTAAAGTCCCCAAAGAAAAGGAAGAACCAGTGAAATTTAAGGAGTTTTTACGCAACACTAAAAAAGTATTCAAAGCGGAAGGAAAGTGGTTGTATACCGTATTCCTAAATGGGGTCCTTGTTATGCTGATATTATTTAGTATGTTATTTTTCTTATCAGAAAACCTTGAAAAAGTTCATGATATAAAAGGCATTAAAAAAGGTTTCGTTTTGGCCATCCCACTTTTATTACTTTGTATTGCTTCTTTTATTTCAGGTCGAAAGATTAAAGGCCATCTAGCAACGATGAAAAAAATAATCATTTTCTCCTTAATTGCCATGTCTGTCAGCATCGTCTTCGTAGGGTATACAAGCAAAAAGCTAATCCTGCTGTTAGTCGTAACGAGCATCGTGGGAATCGCTATTGGCGCACTACTGCCTGCACTGGACGCGATTATTACAGAAAACATTGAAAAAGAGTTACGAGGCACAGTATCCTCTTTTTATAGCTCGGCAAGATTTATCGGTGTTGCAGCTGGTCCCCCTATTATGTCACTTGTCATGAAAGACTATCTCAATGTCAGCTATATTACGGCAGGCGTATTGGGATTCATCTTATTATTCATCGTCTTTAAGTTCATCAAAGTCGATGAAATCGAAAAAACAAATAAAACAGCATGA
- the efp gene encoding elongation factor P produces MISVNDFRTGLTIIVEGNLFRVLEFQHVKPGKGAAFVRSKLRNLRNGNVTEKTFRAGEKVEKAMIENRKMQYLYAQGDEHVFMDMESYDQTTLAEAQIKDELLYLLENMELHIQSFQGELIGIELPNTVVLTVADTEPGIKGDTASGGTKPAKMETGLMVNVPFFVNEGDKLIINTTEGSYVSRA; encoded by the coding sequence ATGATCTCAGTAAATGATTTCCGTACGGGTTTAACAATTATCGTTGAAGGTAACTTATTCCGCGTATTAGAATTCCAACACGTTAAACCAGGTAAAGGTGCTGCATTCGTACGTTCGAAATTACGTAACCTACGTAACGGTAACGTAACAGAAAAAACGTTCCGCGCTGGTGAAAAAGTAGAAAAAGCAATGATCGAAAACCGCAAAATGCAATATTTATATGCACAAGGTGACGAACATGTATTCATGGATATGGAGTCTTATGATCAAACAACTTTAGCAGAAGCTCAAATCAAAGACGAATTATTATACCTTTTAGAAAACATGGAACTTCACATCCAATCATTCCAAGGTGAATTAATCGGTATCGAATTACCAAACACAGTAGTATTAACAGTTGCTGATACTGAACCAGGTATCAAAGGTGATACAGCTTCAGGCGGTACAAAACCAGCGAAAATGGAAACTGGCTTAATGGTTAACGTTCCATTCTTCGTAAATGAAGGCGACAAATTAATCATTAACACAACTGAAGGATCATACGTTTCACGTGCGTAA
- a CDS encoding stage III sporulation protein AE — MFSEPINSLVTSFLYAALYILFYLLLIALIPQQSMIIEQLFIYIFIVIFAQKVIDAFVVLYELIQVLQHFYIAVIPVITLLLIAIQNIFTILAWNPIIIFLIQAILFISTKLLIPTLLCALFLDVCTKIYPAISFSKAAELLRTSVLSIILAAVIALTSILTFSGVAFFQLNEAVKSPIKKLIESNIPLIGNLIVEGLSFFQKTQSTVSSVVGLGFLTVVWTAAFYPAIVLLLHALLFKVIGAFVEPFSNTRMSSLFDDVGKTLLVLCAVALLLGFSIVFIVLLCIVFTQLSLGGSS; from the coding sequence ATGTTTTCCGAACCCATAAATTCGCTTGTTACATCATTTCTGTATGCCGCACTTTATATCCTTTTTTATTTACTTCTTATTGCGCTCATTCCACAGCAATCGATGATCATCGAACAACTATTTATTTATATATTTATCGTAATTTTTGCCCAAAAAGTTATCGATGCATTTGTCGTACTCTATGAATTAATCCAAGTGTTACAACATTTTTATATTGCGGTGATACCCGTTATTACCCTGCTACTAATCGCCATACAGAATATATTTACAATCCTTGCATGGAATCCGATTATTATTTTTCTCATACAAGCCATCCTATTCATTTCTACAAAGTTATTAATACCAACGTTACTGTGCGCATTATTTTTAGACGTTTGTACAAAAATTTATCCAGCCATTTCATTTTCGAAAGCTGCAGAATTATTACGTACGTCGGTGTTAAGTATTATTTTAGCAGCCGTAATCGCGTTAACCTCAATCTTAACATTTTCAGGAGTCGCATTTTTTCAATTAAATGAAGCAGTTAAATCGCCTATAAAAAAACTGATCGAATCGAATATTCCGCTTATTGGGAACTTAATCGTTGAAGGACTCTCCTTTTTCCAAAAAACACAATCAACGGTTTCTAGTGTTGTAGGACTTGGTTTTTTAACGGTCGTTTGGACGGCGGCATTTTATCCAGCGATTGTTTTATTGTTACATGCACTTCTATTTAAAGTGATTGGTGCGTTTGTTGAACCATTTTCTAATACGCGAATGAGCAGTTTGTTTGATGATGTCGGCAAAACATTGCTAGTACTTTGCGCGGTTGCCTTGTTACTTGGCTTTTCCATCGTATTTATCGTTTTACTATGCATCGTGTTTACACAATTATCATTAGGAGGATCTTCATGA
- a CDS encoding LysE family transporter, whose translation MNTVFTYIFLGISMAATIGPVKTVLINTGFKNGFFHAWFFSLGALVTDIIYMFIVYFGIGQFIDSLYLKIFLWSFGCFVLLYTGIENLLSLHKIDMNLKTGKMTRLRNSILAGLFMSMLNPLTILFWLGIYGSMLAKTAGISSDYQIIINSIAILLGIILVDFIMAFLSSAARKLLSTNILKTVSLISSIIMIGFGIYFGMQAFQVIF comes from the coding sequence ATGAATACTGTATTCACCTATATCTTTTTAGGCATATCAATGGCTGCAACAATTGGACCCGTCAAGACTGTCCTAATAAATACTGGATTTAAAAATGGTTTTTTTCATGCCTGGTTTTTTAGTCTTGGTGCATTGGTAACCGACATTATCTATATGTTCATTGTTTATTTTGGAATTGGACAATTTATTGATTCGTTATATTTGAAAATATTCCTCTGGTCGTTCGGCTGTTTTGTTCTTTTATATACCGGTATAGAAAATTTACTATCCCTACATAAAATTGATATGAATTTAAAAACCGGTAAAATGACGAGACTTAGAAATTCTATATTAGCTGGTTTATTCATGTCAATGTTGAATCCATTGACCATTCTTTTTTGGCTAGGGATATATGGCTCCATGCTCGCAAAAACGGCCGGAATCTCTTCAGATTATCAAATCATTATAAATAGTATCGCCATTTTGCTTGGCATTATCTTAGTGGATTTTATTATGGCCTTTTTATCCAGTGCTGCTCGTAAATTATTATCTACCAATATTTTGAAAACCGTCTCCCTTATCTCATCCATAATAATGATTGGTTTTGGAATTTACTTTGGCATGCAAGCTTTTCAAGTGATATTTTAA